The Anomalospiza imberbis isolate Cuckoo-Finch-1a 21T00152 chromosome 2, ASM3175350v1, whole genome shotgun sequence nucleotide sequence GGCAGACAAGCAGATGGAGATGGTGAGAGGATCATCCCTCTCGGCCTGGAAAGATGCTGTGGGCTGTGTAGATAGAGACATAAATGTGTGTTTCATAAAGGCAGAGCTTTTTGGCTTCATTGGGTGTGTGAGGATAgtctaaattaaaaaatggaCGTTTGACTATGTCCTTTTATAGATCTGTTTAGCTCTTCATCCACTGCCTCAGTGATACCATTTTGCCATTACAGGATCTatgatttatttaaaactaaatGAAACAGAGGACATTTGCTCTGTGTAAAATGGCAATACATTGCATGTACCCTAACAGTATCATGAATATGTCAGTATTAAGAATTGGTTGAGTTTACTTTACACATAAATGTGTAAATGAAGGGGAGGGAGGTGATGGAATACTAATATCTGAAACTTATCCCTACCAGACATGATTCCTGACTGAGAACTCTAGATTCCATGCAAACACTAGTAATAAGAGTTACTTTATTCTAGCCACAATACTACAGCCAAGATGTCATGAATGCCTGGGAGATAGATAAGACAGACAGATTTCTTGTTTTCCACTGAGATGGTTTTGAATACATCCTGGCAGGGCTGACTCACTCTTTTAGCTTTCCAAGGAAGACAAATTGCTTTCCAGGAGCTTCTGCTGTATACAGGTTATTTTTGAGCGCTTCCTTAATTAAGGTTTATCTGCTGTGCACATAATTCACAGATGAAAAGCccttggggctttttttttgtgtgaacAGAAGTTTCCCCCTGAACAACCTGTTTCTCACCCAACCCATTGTTATACAACATGGCACACATTCTTTATGGATACCGTGTCCTACCCCAGACATAGCTGCAGGCCActagcctggaaaaaaaagtaatttcaaatgCCTGGGATGCTTTACTGGGGAAGGACTGAATAGAAACAGGATTCCTGAGGGCCACAGTTGGCAAAGACAAACTATTAGTACATTTCTTTCATACAGGATCTTGAACTCCACCTCTGCCCCAGTCTCATGTTTCATACGTTTTGTATCTGAAATTATGCTGAAAGCACCCTACTGGAAATACATTTTGCATTTGCACAATTTGGGATCTGGCAAGGACTCAATTGGATGTCATCCCAACTGGGAGAAGAGGACAATGATGTCACTGGAATAGCAAAGGAGCCTTTTAGCACCTGTAGGTGCAGGTGGGAGGTTTTGGTCTGGCCTACCTGGAGAGAAGTGCTCTCCCATCCCCTGCCAGGTCAGGGACTGACAGGGATACAGGGCCACCCACCCCTGTGCCTTACTGTGCCCTGGGCTTTGGCTAACAGGGGAAGGAGATAAACCTTTACAGGGCTGCATAGCCTAGGTAACAGGGCAGCTCCCCAGAGTCAGAAAGTCAGGCATGCAGCAGTCCACGACCTGTAATAGCCATCTTGGTTGGTGTGGGAAGTATGTGGCATGTGAGAGCAACAAGGTCTGTGGCAAGAAAGATCTCCCTTCAGTCAATGTTTCTTATTTGTCCAAGGGTTAACAATTTGGTCACATTCATTAACGACTTCACAGGAATCAGGCAGGGGGACTGGACCCTTAAGGCCTCGTAGTTATGTCTAAATTGTCCAGTCTCCCAGtcttgctgttgtttttgagaCTAGCCTCAGTCCTTGGGGAGGAGTCAAAGCTACAGCATTTAAGTGTCCTACAGTTCTCTGAAGGAGTACCAGTCTATTTTCACGTTGCTGTGGCGACGGTGTAATGCTGGCATATCCAAGATCTCCTTAAACCAGCTAGTTCAGGTATTAGCAGTTAGGTTGCCACAGCAACACAGGACTTACTGCAAGCTACAAAACTTGTCTAAGGAACAGGATGGATGAGCCTGTGTGAAGCTCTGCACTATCTGGATAGTTCAAACATACTTCCAATTTGTTTCCACCTCCTTGTGCTGAAGTAGGCTGAAAATCTTACCCAGATGCTAAATAACAGTGTTGAGCTAGCTATGCAAGACACACAAGAATGGTTGCAGCCTGCTGGTGCCTGTATTGTCTTTCCATGTAACCATCACCTGCTCTCTGACAAGCTGAGACAAACATGAAAAGCCCACGTTCTATACTGTGTCATTTAATGCATTTGAGGAAATGTAGACATAATGCTCACCCTGTGATTGGTGCAACAACCATCTTGTCCCTGGGCATGGTCAGGAGCAGAAAAACTCCTTGAGCAGAATTCTGTGTATATTTTTTCACAGCCTTTTTCATCCCCTACATAAGCATCCTGTGCCCCTCCTATCTCACTTCCCGCTGTATACAGACCCATCCACATCCCTGCACAGCTGTGTGGGGTGGTGATTTTCCTTGATGATTTGGGGCTGCTCACTCCTTGGCCACCAGAGCCACTTAAGGAATGATGAGCACCAGTGCTAGGGTGAGGCATCTGTGCTCACTGGAGACCCAGTGGGACATAGTGGGTACCACCTCTGGCATGGCAGTGGACACCATATTGGTTCCCTGGCTGAGCATCGCTCCCATGTGTGCTTGACCCTGTCTTGTGCTGTGGAAAGTCTGTTTCCCAggaattgctgctgctgtggccacTCTTCTTTCCCCCTCTTCACAATCATGATGTTTCCAGTGGCACATTTGCACATTGCAATGGCTTCTTCTCCCTTCTTGCTGCCACACTTTTACTGAATGTGTTTGTAGGTTGTCCTCTCTTTCTTCTGGTCTGGAGCCTTTTCCCAGATGGCACATCCCAGCTGCAAGGGCCAAAGGAGTGGTTCCCTCTTTCCACACAGGAATAAATGCTTCTATCTTTCCCAGTCagattgttttctttgttttgtgaCCCGAGCCAGTGTTGGAAACCAGGTGCAGACAGCAAAGAGGCTAGTGGCTCTGCTTCCAAGTAGGTCTTCTGAATCCTTCCCCATGGGACTATTAATAGAACAGTATTCTTTCATCAGTATGCTGCTGAGTTGTTACTTGCCCAAGGCCTGTTAAATTATTGGGGTGAAGCGTGGTCTGTCCTGTTACTTCAGTGAAGGTTTATAAGCTGAGCATTATCTCTCTGCAGCAGACCAGCATGAGGCACAGGCTCTGTTTGGTCCCATTTAAGACTTTAATGAACGATTTAAGTGTAAAAAACACAGGGAATGTCTGTTCTTTGTTATAAGGCTGAATTCCCCCCAATAGTCAGAGAAATAATAATAGTCAGCTGAAATTGGAAAGAGTGATAATAATCTGCCTATTAATCCTTCAGTGAACCCATGAGTggagaggaaaggcaaagcGCTTGGAGCGCTTGCAGGCAGGGAGTTTGTGTGGAGTACATCCTGTGAATATCCGTGCGTGTCTGACAGCACGGAACTGCGGCGGGGTGCGCAGCAATCCTATTCTCTGCTGGCAATCCTGAGCCGAAAAGCTATAAAAGACAAAACACTTGGTGTCATTAGAGTCACACACCTGCGAAacaaggagacatttaaaagAAACACCGACTTGAAAGCAGAGGTGGATTTGGAAGGACTGTGAAAATCTCCCTCAGGAGAGTGTTTTGAAAAtgagtaggggaaaaaaattggtaTATTTCAAAATGAATGGGAAAATAAATCATGGCAATAGAGACAAGCCAGCTGGTGAAAGCCTTTCCACACAGCCAAGATgctctcagcactgctgacagaGATGATGAGGTGCTTTAAATTTCTATTACAAATCTCTGGCTGGAGGTTTGGCTAGAGACCTATGTTCTGTCCAGCCTTAGGATGAAATTAGGGCTACCTGGCTCCAAACCCATACCAAATGGAAAGGCTGTTTTGAAACTTTTCATGGGTTAGCAGGAGAGGAAAGTGGGATATTCTCAATAAAATTAGAGCATCTGCTACAACTGAAGATATCTAAACTTATCtccctcttttctcctctgcccTTCTCCCTTGTTCTTCTTCAAAGGTTGAAAAAAATGAGGACGGAGACCAAAAGATCGAGCAAGATGGCATCAAACCAGAAGATAAAGCCCATAAGGCAGCCACCAAAATCCAAGCCAGCTTCCGCGGACACATAACAAGGAAAAAGCTCAAGGGAGAGAAGAAGGGAGATGCCCCAGCATCTGAGACTGATGCCGCCGACAAGAAGGAGGAAGGCCTTGCTGGCGGAGCGGCCGAGAACAAAGAAAGCGaggctcctgctgccacagaaCCAGCCGCcgctgacagtgcccagcaggAGGAGGGCAGCAAAGACAGCAGCGCGCCagtggaggagaaaaaaggagatgGAGCCGCCGACAcgggctcagagcagccagccccacaggctgccactcctgctgcctcctcagaggAAAAGAccactgctgccactgccccCGAAAGGGAAAGTGCCACTAAAGCTTCCACTGATAACTCGCCGTCCTTGAAGGCTGACGAAGCCCAAGACAAAGAGGAGCCTAAACAAGCCGACGTGCCTGCTGCTGAcaccactgccaccaccaccccTGCTGCAGAGGATGCTACTGCCAAGGCAACAGCGCAACCCCAAATGGAGACAGTGGAGAGCAGCCAAACCGAAGAGAAGACAGGTGAGTGAGTACCTCACTAAGGAACGGGCCTCTCCAGGGTCTCCTGGGAACAAGAGCTGGTGTGGGGACTAGATTAAGAGATAACAAGGGAATCCCCTTGCtagttttttggggtggggaagaTTAATTTCTTGCTTAACACCCTCTTTCTTGCTTCCAATCAGCTTTTGGAAatactgcagctcctgctgaggtTCCTGTTCCTCTAGATGGAGGTGCCACCAGCCCTTTATTCCGTGGTGGCAGGAGAGTGTCTGCCAGCTGGGAGGCTTGGAGGTAGAGCTCCCCAAGCTCTGCATATGCTGAGAATAGTGATGAACCTTTTCAGTCACACTAGCACAGACAGCTCCAGTGGGGCAACTTGGCCAGGTTATTGGAGGCTTCCAGCTTTAGCTGAAAGTCTCACAAGGCAAAGCGCTCCCATACCTCAGGAGACCTTGCTGGTGGGATGGTCATGGAGTCAAAAGGGTCCTTCTTCCATCTGCTTCTGTATGGATGAGATTCTTAGTACACCTACATCCTAGTCAGGAACATCTTATAAGCAGTGGTTATAGTTTCATCCACACCCATACTTGTAGGGTTTCTACTTGGAGTACCCCATACCAGGCAAGCTTGCATGAAGCTTTTAGATGTGTCAGCTAATTCAGACATGGGTAGCAAGAGAATCAGACAGGAAAGGAAAGATTTATGGCCCTGACAGCTCAGTGAGTGAGGACAAAAGAGAAGAAGTCCTTTAGGAGGTGAAGAACTCCTCTAGAGAGAAGTCACTCTAGGAGGTGTTTTCAATTCCTCACTGTTGACTGAATGCAAGTCTGCTTGACCAGTTCCCCTGGGAAGGGGTGAAGAGTTTTGAGAGGCAAAAGTGGGCATTTTTTGATAAACCTATAATGTTTACAAACCATAAAGAAGAATTTATTGTAAATTATGATGCTGAGCTGAGTAGAAAATGCATCAAAGATCTGaggatatttttctctcttgttcTTGACCTTTCTTATTTTATCAAAGAAATAgaacataaacaaaaaaagaaaaggtaacaTTGGAGGTAGGCTCTGTTTCAAACTCAATTAAGAGGCAGTACCAAGCCAAACAGACCTCCACATTCATGAAATATTCTGTTGTACAGGGCAGACTGCATTCATTAGCTTGTTGGGGGAAAATGCTGCCTATCACCTTGATGGTCATAAACAGCCTGATGTAAATTCTAGAATGCCTCAGCATCCAGTCTTGTACTTTCAGATGTTTCTCCATAATTTCATTTGTCCCACTACTCCTCCACAAATTGCACCTCCCACTCTCCAGTTAGGCTTCCAAGCCAACCTGGGGCTTCAGGCAATTCTATTCCTGCTTAACAAAAGTGGACAAATAGGGAAGAACATAGAACCAAAAGGACAGATTAAATACTGGGAAAGGAACTAATGCAGGACATTTGTGATTTAAGGGATGGGCAAGGGGAGCAGCCTTCAAGAGCATGAGTCTGAACTGATTTTACATAACTACAAAGGGATGCTGGTTTTACTTCTTCTTATTTAGAAGTTTCTAGAAATAAGTCTTGAAATTGATTTGTGTAGGTTTGGTTTTAGTTGTCCAAGTCTCCAGCCATTTGTTCTTACTTTATATGATGAGTTAGGTGGCAACATAAAGGTTATATGATTAGTGAAATATAAGTTGCTATGTTGCATGCTGTACTTGTGTTGGTTTTATACTTGGGCAAAGGTATAAACATCAATGGCAAGAATAGGGCAGTGTGAATCTGTGTTTTGGGGTCCTCTGTACACAGGATAATGAATGCTAATTTCCTGTTATTTAATACCTGGGATGCCTTATTCCTAAGCAATAACGGCTCTGCTTTGAATTGACATTCCATTTTTGTTTAGATTAATCTGCTCTAATGGATAGAGGTAGGACATTTATAGTAGCAAGctatttgattttaattttcatttattttgccTGTTTTGAGTTGTCACTCATGGAAAAATGGTTTATTTCTATGCAATATTCTGAATAATTTTCAGATATCCTCCCCATGCTCTTGTTGAATTTAACATCATTTAAAGTGGCCAACCATTC carries:
- the GAP43 gene encoding neuromodulin — its product is MLCCMRRTKQVEKNEDGDQKIEQDGIKPEDKAHKAATKIQASFRGHITRKKLKGEKKGDAPASETDAADKKEEGLAGGAAENKESEAPAATEPAAADSAQQEEGSKDSSAPVEEKKGDGAADTGSEQPAPQAATPAASSEEKTTAATAPERESATKASTDNSPSLKADEAQDKEEPKQADVPAADTTATTTPAAEDATAKATAQPQMETVESSQTEEKTDAVEETKPTESAQQEEVKEEESKADQENA